gtgtgcctgtcTGAGCATGTGTGGGTGCATGTGGGTGCCGAGGATAAGCGGCGGGATCGGGGGTCGGGCATATTGTaaaacaaatggaaaattgCTTTTTGATGTAGTCAGTCAACTTTGCCTTGCCGGCTGCCTGCTGCCATCATCGAcaacgatgacgatgatgggAATGGagatggaaaatgggaaatgggaaaacggGAGTGGAAAACGACCGAGCGATGAAGATCAGTGCTGAAAGCAAAAGCAGCtcttttaaaatcggacaCTGTCAAAATAGTTTAACAGGTCAACAAATTTTCAATCGGAATTATactattttcaatattttcttttctattcaaatatgaaaaattttataaaatattcttataaatatcctttcaaacaaaatttaaatgttcaaAAAACAATCGATTagtagtaaaaaaaaacattccaTTAATACCTCACAACtacaactttaaatattttgtaagacATATTTTTACCaaggaaaatagaaaatagttttttgtGGGACTTTAACTCGAGGAAAACATTGAAATTCTAATGTGTTGGCCTGTATTATTAAATCATTATAGTTTGTTGACTATTTGTGCTTGCCAATATTTAACGATAAACACAATATGAAGCTGCCAGCACTGATGAAGATGGGTTCGTTGTTTTCCAGGCTTTAAGCGCCCAAGAGTATGCTGCACTTTCAGCGGCTGCAACTCTTAATCCCATGGGCTTTATGTGCGAGAGCCAAGAAAAGGACCACGATGATGATGGAGATGACGATGACGGCGCAGCCACTGTCGCCAGATTCAATATTGCTCCACGCTCCTGGACGGCTATGCAAATGCGTGTGTGTTGAGCCAGGGCAGAAggcttttaaaataacaaaggGGCCGACAAATCTCCCCTTAAAATTGAGCCATATAGGCGGAGCCCTCTATTGTACACTCTGAAAATTTCTTAACTCgaatgaatttttttctgaattttcaaGATGATCTTGTAATTTAACTtaattgcaaaaatatgaatggaATAAGATAGCCAGTGATTCACATTTGCTTCTATTGGATTGATATTTTTCACAGAATTTGTTAATAATGCTTTTCTCACTGTGCACTTAAGCCTCAACTTTTATGACACCGCATCCACTggaataaatttcattttcctcTTCAGATTTCGGGCAGGCGGCGCTGCGTGACGTGAATCTGCTGGTGGAGCCACCGGCGGTGCGAAAGGGTCAATCGGTGGCCCTGCGGTGCGACTACCAACTGGAGGAGGCGCCCCTGTATTCCATTAAGTTCTACCGCGGCCAGATGGAGTTCTACCGCTACACACCGGGCGAGTATCCGCACACCAAGGTCTTTCAGTTTCCCGGCATCCGAGTGGACGTAAGTTGCTGTCCTTGCGAAGTTCTGGCTCATTGTCTGTATTTTGGAATTTTCCCCACAGGAGAACGCCTCCAATGCAACCATGGTGCTCATCCGCAACGTCAGCTTCGGCCTGACCGGAACATTCAGCTGCGAGGTCACGGCGGATGCACCGCTCTATTCCACCGCCACCGCCTACGCCCAGCTGCAGGTTGTGGGTGAGTATCTGCCGCTCTGAGCATTTGAGCATCTGAGTATCTGACGGGAACTCACGGGGCATCTGACAATGACAAACAGATCCTGTCTCATTAGTCGCAGGCAAAGGCGTGACTCGAAAGTGCGGCGAACAATGGGCAAAGCTGCGCCCTTGTCGCTCCACTGGCAGCAATTAAGAGACCACCCAGGTCCTGAATAAACACTTGTGAACTTGGGGAAATAGTGATTTAAAGGGCAGATGGGTTTGTTAttgaatacaaaaatattaagaatGCTGGATACTAGAAAATACTAGAATCGGtacttaaattaactttacaCTGAACCTCAAATttatttctcatattttttatatttaacgcTTTCAGAACTACCGGAAAAGCGTCCCAGCCTCTTTGCGGAACACACGCGTTATGAACCCGGCGATATTTTGCGTGCCAACTGCAGCACCATGGGATCTCGCCCTAAAGCTGACCTTCGTTTTAGCATTAATAATATTCCTGTAAGTAACataataattcaatttatCAAGTAAGCCGAATAAAGTAAGATAACGTGTCAGGATGCGAAGGATATGACCTCTGTAAATTCCCAAGACCTGGGGGCAAAACGCTTTACAATCGGCAATTAAAATGTCTTACATCATGCCGCGCattgattgttaattaatGTCTGGCTGCGCCAAGATGTTTGGGCCAAGTGCGTGGGGGATTTGCCTAATTAAACAGCTTTGACTTGCCTAACGGCATCGTAAATCCTTTATAATGGCACCCACCACTCCGTTTTGGGAACATGTGTGGCTTTCGCTTAATCCAGGGCGACGTGCCTCacaaaatttgttctttattTATGAATATTGTGTAATTTAATCAGAGCCGAGCGACTGAAATTCAGGGACTCTCATCTTAcctacttaattaaaaatttcaagtcGAAGCCCAAACAAGAAACCGCAGGGTGGAGAAAATACCCCTATGGGCAAAATGAAgtcaataaagcaaaaaagggTTGTATGCATGggttttgatttgattctgcgattttccctttttgtcaTTTATCATAACGATGTGAAGGAGAAGGAGAGGCTCAGCAAACAAGTCATCTGCATATATACTTAAACAGCTAGGTTCAAAATTGTAGTACCAAAGAAAGATTAAGAAACAGATTTtcgttacattttattaattgtatattttatcataAGTAGGTCATTTTATAATGCTCTAAAATATTCTATTCACCGAGTACTTAGAAGTACGAACCCTTAATGGAACATTTTGCTATATTTATAACCGCTAACGTCTAATACATATGCCCACGATATGAGGCCCCAACATCATTAGTCATCCGAGGGCGCTTCCTTTTCTGCATCAATTCTGCGAGCGCCGCTAATCAGTTGCATAAATCAACAAAGAAATGCTTCTGGCAATCGTTTTAAAGCCATGCCAGATCCCAATTCTTTGACCTAGCCCCGAAATCCTTTTCTGCTTCCTTTTGGCCCGAAATGTTATTAATCATAGCCGagacataaaataaattacgttCAACTTGTGGCAAAAACGAAATTGCCGGACGGGCCAGTGGACAAAATGGCCAAAGGACAAAGGACAATGGCCAAcggtttttaaatgaatttacgAGATGAACAAATTTTCAGTTGACACGCCCGCTGAACGAATTCAACTTTTCTACGATTTCCCAGGGTGCGGGCAAAGGGAccaacaacacaaaaaaagagccaagaagaaaacttattaaacgcttcataaatttttatattatgtctACCCACATCATCAGACATAACGTGTCCTCCTCTGTCCGTCTGCTTTGTTTCTGTCTTTTCTATTTTCCCAGACTCTGTGTATGTGTGTCTTATCCTGTCGTTTTATATCTGTCGGCTGTAGTCTACTTTTCGGGACTCGCGCACACACATGCTACCAGAACTCACATGCAGGCCGTTTAACATTTTATCTAGACTTCTTCGCAGCCAACTAATGACAAAAGCCGAGACAAAAGTACGCCGCTGCGTTTGAGGATTGCGAATAGTAGGGCCTCGTCTCCCCGTCTGTCACATAAAATTTTATACCTACACGGGGGAAAAATTCACAAGAATCGGTCATTAATTTGGTATATTCCAATTTGGTGTGGGTTCCGTAAAAAATCGAGGTATGGTAAACGAGACACCTAAATCGCTAGTAATGGCAGCTAAAATATAAGGtgccttaaaatataaaattatgacTGATGAAACCTCGAAGTACTAGAATATTTCTTTCTCTGCACACCGTGTTTATGTTGCCAGAGAAAACAACAAGCGGATAGCAGAAGGATGGCATATCCATTCCGGTGGCAATGGCCGTGCAATTTAGTTTCATATGCCCGAGCAGTAGATGCCTTTTTGATATTGAATTATGATCTGCCCGCTGGAGCTGTTCTCGCTCTTTAAATTAGATAGAAGGCCAGGGATAATGCTCTGTCACACAAAACAATGCCATAAATAATTCCGAGCTGAAAGCATTGACCCAGCACGTGTTGAGTTCGAGATTAAAGCGCTGCTCGACGATAGATACTATACGTATGTATCCACATGTGTGTGACCCACTGCGTTAGAGGGGCGAAAAAACTTTAACGACTCacataatttgttaaaaagtttctgtcatattaatggaaaagtagcTCCCAATGTGTTggtcttttttttgctttcacCCGTGTTTCTTTTATGTGGGTGATTCGAGGGAATTAGTTGAGATTAGGGCCCAAGACTGACCATTAGACGTGCGGATTTGTGCGGCCATCgatttttgataaattatttattgagcACAGAAAACTAAGGACATAATTAAAGCTTGGCTTACCCATGATTAATGGATGCCCCTGTCTAGAAGGAATCGATAAAAGACCAAGGGACCAAATTAAAGgcagaaatatttaagtgaAAATAACACAACTAATTTGGGGAACATATTAAATGCAACTTCGCATTGTTAGTACTAAGATCGGAAATATATTGCTGGGTCTGTATTTTCCACACAATTTACATAATCCCATCTAGGCAGAAATTATCAAGACGATATTAATTGCCAAGCCATCAAAATAGAGTTGCCCAGATAGCAGCAGCCCAAAACACAAACGCAAACAAACTTTCTTGTTTGAAAACAATTTGCCGGGCCGAAAATGTGTAGGCCAGCAAATGCCAAATGCTCATTTAATTGCCCAGGGGCCGAAGGTTGAGGGTTCTCGATGCCATAAAGGTAAATCACAAGAAATATGAGGGTATTTTCACTTTCGGGTCGCTGCCTCAGCCACATGCTTAATTAAAGCGCTTGGCTTCTTAAGAGTGTCTCGTAAATTACGCGGCATTAAATCGGCAGAGCGAGATAGCACATAGCACCAGAAAGAGACGGAGAAGGGCCAAAGGAAAGAGAAAGGGATAGATAGAGAGGCAGAGAGTGCGGCAGGGCAAACtgaaaatgactttttatGTCGCTGCGTCTGGGCTTTTCCGCTGccagcataaaaataaaaataaaattcaaataaaataaaaaggataagccaaaaaacgcacaaaacccaaaacaaaatgGGGGAGTATGTGTTTGGGCGAGATGCTTTTCTGTGCTGTGCTGTTCGTAAAAAGGGTTAAAAGGCgaccaacaacaaaaagccAGCGAGCGCTCGGCAATAAAGCGCTTTTGCTTTTAATGTTGTGGGCGAGTGGTGGGGAAATGAAGGTGAAGAGATCCTTGAGAGCCCttgcacaggaaaaaataagagcaaaatataagaaagttcatagcaaaaatatttttaatttttaattaaaaaaaaaaaaaactaaaaaaaatatttttaaaatctctgAAACATGCATCATAAATTAGCATagcacttaaaatattttccacaataaGGTTACTTTTCTAAATagacaaaaacaattaaattttaatttgatatataaaattaaatttaacatctATTTAGTTATTTCGagaactttaattattttatcaaaGCTTGTATGGGACTTTAAATCAAACCTTTTCGCCAGTGCACCCCCTTAGCTGACCCAAATTCCTGCAAAACCCGTAATATCTTACACCTTTTTGTCTTGAAGGGGGCCAAAATACATGCATAAGTAAATGGCGCTCAAATGAGTTTGTAAGTGGAAATGAAATgcatatttattgtatttaaattgccAGCAAGTTTTCCGGCGCATCTTTTTCCCCGGCTTAGCTCAGGTTGTCATGTGAACTTTGCGGGGGTGGGGATGAATCAGCAACAGGACATGCAGCAGAGCGGAAATGGCAGCACGAGCGTTTTCAAAATGGCGCCTGCATTTCCCGccatcttttttcttttttttgcaatgcAACAATGGACGATGCGCCATTTGCGACTAAAAGCATTGCACGGCAGtttagagttttcttttcgcgCCAAAAGGAAATTGTGTGCGAAGCAAAAGAAGAACTCAGGCAAATGAAGCGGAAAGCTCGCACCGGAGTGTCGCATATGCATGGAAAATATCTGCATACTCGTATACGTGTAAgcattaaatatatacacatcAGCAGTCAAGCTTAGGCGCTGCTGTTGGTGTCATGGcggaaatgaaattttcagCGCTCCTCAAAAGGCATCAAATAAACAGTTTTCAACGGCAAACAGCCTTCAGACGGACAGTCACAGTCACACACTCGCATACACTCGAACAAAATGCCGGACACTTTGGAGAGGGGCGAAAAAAAGCGAACCAGCCAGGCGGATGAGTGAATAAGTGTCTCTTGatgtttctgttgttgccATAGTTGTGTGTAACATTGAAAACTCGTTTTTAAATGGCAatggccagcagcaacaacaacagtagcgacaacaagagcaacaacatGGCCAACAACTCGCcacaagcaacaacaaaaatatgacATGCCCATGTccgttcgtttcgtttcgtttcgttcgcTTTCAGTGTCCGTTTCCTTGCCTCGCAGCTCTCAATGCATTTTCCATGGCCAGCCCAAAAAGCTCAGCACACTCCTCAGCTGCACTTGGCTTAAATTCGAGCTAGATCTAGATATattcagtttttaaaatactgttcTAATAATAAGTtctcgaattttctttttcgatgatacatttttagaattgaaacatttttttaccaACCGAACACTTATTTAGATCATATTTATTCACCTTTTAATagtaaatttttgaaaattcgtCTTATATCTTCACCTAAATTTGTTCTCAGTGCACTGGTCAAAGGATTGGTCACTGGCAAGCAGCCATGGCCGCAAGTGCAACATGCTTGTATTaaccccacacacacatatatacacaGACAGAAAAGGGGGCGAGTTggagaaacagacagacgacAAATTGCCATTCATATGCAGTTGCACAAAACTCGATGCGAAACTCTAGTGCtttttttcctcatttttcCCTTTGCTGCTGTTATTTCTCCTTTCTGCCTTCATGTTGGAACATTATTTTCGGACTTGTGTAAAAAGGAGTGACTGCAGAGGGGTTAAGGGGTGAAAGGACGAAAGGGAAAGGGGTGAGGGCGTCGGAAACGGAAGAGAAAATCAGTTGCAACTGCAATTGCAGTTGGAAGCACGCCATGAATAATTTAAAGCATATTTTAGTCTATGTAGCGGCATTCGATTAGTATTCAAAATGACAAAAACCCCATTCGTTTTGTGGTTAAAGCTAAGCGATTGATTTAATCGCTCAATCTATACAAAGAAGAGTTTCTATAAAAttcttatatttaatatacataagtcttaataattttttatatatttattttcctttttgcgACAGGTTGGCACAGAAAATACCCAGTACATTCTATCGGTTGGCCAGCTGATTGCATCCCGGCTCAGTCTGAAACTGCAGCTGCAGGCGATTCACTTTGGGACCGGCCGCAGCGGCCAGTTCGCAAATGGTAATGACAGCCGCCGGACCCTCACAAACGCAGCTCACCTGATTAGCCCAGGAAGACTCGTCCTGCGCTGTACGGCGCAAATTGGCGATCTCTATATGGAGTCCAAGGAAATCGATTTGGGGGCACCGCAAAAGGATCCGGTGCCGGCAAGAGGTAAGCCACAAAAGCATAACTGCCGACCGCCTCGAAGtagtgaaagaaaaaatgggCAGAGATATAACTACTtaaaagctaattaaaaaagaacCATAAAAGCATTCTGAATATTTAGAAATGGCTTAGAAagctaaatttcatttttataatatatatagataatttaataataatataataaaatttaataatttaattaatttattataacagataattttgtaatactcaaaatcgaatcttcataaattgttggcaaattttttaaggaaactATAAGAAGAGAAATAtagaattttcaaaaacaCCTTTTTGAGGTATTTCTGCTAGAATCATAACTTTAGTACTACCATTATTTCTCTCTGTAAAAATGCATCTGATTTGCCATTGCAGTGACGCTGTCGTCGGGAACCGGACTTCGTAGCTTCTTGGAGACCTATTTCGCCACGTCTTCGGCCCACAGCGAATGGCGGGGGgcggcggggggcgtggccgtcTGCCTGGTCACCATGTTGGCCCAACTAATTACTGGTAGCTAAATCGGGGGGTCAGTCGGCCGGAATGCACGGACTTGGATGGACTTGGCGAGTGTGTATGGCTTATCGAACAGCGATGGAAATTAGGGAGCTGCCGGCCGTAAACTGCATTATTTATCTATATCgaatgcaatttaaattatacacacacacacgcaccagTGCAGATGAGATGTCCGTGTGATTCCCGGTTAAGCTCACAC
This portion of the Drosophila takahashii strain IR98-3 E-12201 chromosome 3R, DtakHiC1v2, whole genome shotgun sequence genome encodes:
- the beat-IIb gene encoding uncharacterized protein beat-IIb, giving the protein MWQTLSTLSTSLKTTAAAATETPATCDCSCKLENAEMQSHMLPSADIATTAMRRCCCRTKITRSNSSSNSSCNYSSNILQWLLLLCLFCDFGQAALRDVNLLVEPPAVRKGQSVALRCDYQLEEAPLYSIKFYRGQMEFYRYTPGEYPHTKVFQFPGIRVDENASNATMVLIRNVSFGLTGTFSCEVTADAPLYSTATAYAQLQVVELPEKRPSLFAEHTRYEPGDILRANCSTMGSRPKADLRFSINNIPVGTENTQYILSVGQLIASRLSLKLQLQAIHFGTGRSGQFANGNDSRRTLTNAAHLISPGRLVLRCTAQIGDLYMESKEIDLGAPQKDPVPARVTLSSGTGLRSFLETYFATSSAHSEWRGAAGGVAVCLVTMLAQLITGS